In Sphingomonas sp. Leaf357, a single genomic region encodes these proteins:
- the argJ gene encoding bifunctional glutamate N-acetyltransferase/amino-acid acetyltransferase ArgJ — protein MTISPLATPFPVLPAIAGVAPRVARARYKTWDRCDLTFVTLDAGTTVAGVTTQSKCPSPEVEWCRKALTLGQARALVVNAGNSNAFTGHRGRAAVEAIAARTATYLGCQPSDIFVASTGVIGVPLPIDKAEAGLDAAFVADICSWRDATDTIGTTDTFPKAATTSAIVQGKTVNLVGIIKGSGMIAPDMATMLGFVFTDAAVDPAFLQGCLTAANAQTFSCITVDSDTSTSDTVLAFATGKAGNTPLVSSDDDGADAFAAALADLCRQLAQFVVRDGEGATKFIRIDVTGAESDRSAHRIAMSIANSPLVKTAIAGEDANWGRVVMAVGKAGEAAERDKLAIRFGETQVAEGGLAVAGYDETPVAAHLKGSDVDVGVDLGLGEGRATVWTCDLTHGYISINADYRS, from the coding sequence ATGACCATCTCCCCCCTCGCCACGCCCTTCCCCGTCCTGCCCGCCATTGCCGGCGTCGCGCCACGCGTCGCCCGCGCGCGGTACAAGACATGGGACCGCTGCGACCTGACCTTCGTCACGCTCGATGCGGGCACGACGGTCGCCGGCGTGACGACGCAGAGCAAATGCCCTTCGCCGGAAGTCGAATGGTGCCGCAAGGCGCTGACCCTCGGTCAGGCACGGGCGCTGGTGGTCAATGCCGGCAATTCCAACGCCTTCACCGGCCATCGGGGTCGCGCCGCGGTCGAGGCGATCGCCGCGCGCACGGCGACGTATCTCGGCTGCCAGCCGTCGGACATCTTCGTCGCCTCCACTGGCGTGATCGGCGTGCCCTTGCCGATCGACAAGGCCGAGGCCGGGCTCGACGCCGCCTTCGTCGCGGACATCTGCAGCTGGCGGGACGCGACCGACACGATCGGCACGACCGACACATTCCCCAAGGCCGCGACGACCTCCGCGATCGTGCAGGGAAAAACGGTCAACCTCGTCGGCATCATCAAGGGATCGGGCATGATCGCGCCGGACATGGCGACGATGCTCGGCTTCGTCTTCACCGATGCCGCCGTCGATCCGGCGTTCCTGCAAGGGTGCCTGACCGCCGCCAACGCCCAGACCTTCTCCTGCATCACGGTGGACAGCGATACCTCGACCAGCGACACCGTTCTGGCCTTCGCGACCGGCAAGGCCGGCAACACCCCGCTCGTTTCGTCGGACGATGACGGCGCGGATGCCTTCGCCGCCGCACTCGCCGATCTGTGCCGCCAACTCGCGCAATTCGTCGTCCGCGACGGCGAGGGCGCGACGAAGTTCATCCGCATCGACGTGACCGGCGCGGAAAGCGATCGCAGCGCGCACCGCATCGCGATGAGCATCGCCAACTCGCCGCTGGTGAAGACCGCGATCGCCGGGGAGGACGCCAATTGGGGCCGCGTCGTGATGGCGGTGGGCAAGGCCGGCGAAGCGGCGGAGCGCGACAAGCTCGCGATCCGCTTCGGCGAAACACAGGTCGCCGAAGGCGGCCTGGCGGTCGCGGGCTATGACGAGACTCCGGTCGCGGCGCATCTGAAAGGGAGCGACGTGGATGTCGGCGTGGACCTGGGCCTCGGCGAGGGCCGCGCCACGGTATGGACCTGCGATCTGACGCACGGCTACATCTCGATCAACGCGGACTATCGCTCGTGA
- a CDS encoding inositol monophosphatase family protein translates to MAQSSERHDAVVALMRRVAHDIVLPRFRNLAAAEIEEKAPDDLVTIADRESEDALTAGLAALDPAARIVGEEACAADPTLIDGIDRGRVWIIDPIDGTNNFAAGQSPFGIMIALVEDGVTQAGWILDPVSNRLCHAVRGGGAFIDGQRIIAQSSGAALPITAIATYFLNDEERADIARRADRELTLTAIPRCAAEQYPRLVLGTNDIALFNRTLPWDHAAGALFVAEAGGVVRRPDGSDYRVGDTRRGMIGAASPALWDHAARVLFG, encoded by the coding sequence ATGGCTCAGTCGAGCGAGCGTCACGACGCCGTCGTCGCGCTGATGCGCCGGGTCGCACACGATATCGTGCTGCCGCGCTTCCGGAACCTCGCCGCCGCCGAAATCGAGGAAAAGGCACCCGACGATCTCGTTACGATCGCCGATCGCGAGAGCGAGGATGCGTTGACCGCCGGTCTCGCCGCGCTCGATCCGGCGGCGCGAATCGTCGGTGAGGAAGCTTGCGCAGCCGATCCCACGCTGATCGACGGCATCGATCGCGGCCGGGTGTGGATCATCGATCCGATCGACGGCACTAACAACTTCGCCGCGGGCCAATCGCCGTTCGGCATCATGATCGCTCTGGTCGAGGACGGCGTGACTCAGGCCGGCTGGATCCTTGATCCGGTCTCGAACCGCCTGTGCCATGCGGTGCGCGGTGGTGGCGCGTTCATCGACGGGCAGCGCATCATCGCGCAATCCAGTGGAGCAGCGCTACCGATCACCGCCATCGCGACGTACTTTCTGAACGACGAAGAACGCGCCGACATCGCTCGCCGCGCGGACCGCGAACTCACGCTGACGGCGATCCCGCGCTGCGCCGCCGAACAATATCCCCGGCTCGTGCTCGGCACGAACGACATCGCTTTGTTCAACCGCACTTTGCCCTGGGATCACGCGGCGGGCGCGCTGTTCGTCGCCGAGGCCGGCGGCGTGGTCCGCCGCCCCGATGGCAGCGACTATCGCGTCGGCGACACGCGGCGCGGCATGATCGGCGCGGCATCGCCGGCCTTGTGGGACCACGCGGCGCGCGTGCTGTTCGGCTGA
- a CDS encoding glutathione S-transferase family protein, which yields MLTIWGRLNSHNVKKVAWFAEEIGLPFVRHDVGGRFGMSADYLALNPNALVPTIEDDGFVLWESNAILRYLAAAHAPAFWPDDPAIRARSDRWMDWQFAYADAQRDAFLHLVRKAPRDRDAAAIAGSAEACAKLLAVLDTTLADRPWLSGDGFGLGDVPMGVYIHTWFTLDIVRPPLRHVRNWYDRLRERPAFAASVMIPLT from the coding sequence ATGCTGACGATCTGGGGCCGGCTGAACTCGCACAACGTCAAGAAAGTGGCATGGTTCGCCGAGGAGATCGGCCTGCCGTTCGTCCGGCACGATGTCGGCGGACGGTTCGGCATGAGCGCGGACTATCTCGCGCTCAACCCCAATGCGCTGGTCCCGACGATCGAGGATGATGGCTTCGTGCTGTGGGAATCGAACGCGATCCTGCGCTACCTCGCCGCCGCACACGCTCCCGCATTCTGGCCCGACGATCCGGCGATCCGGGCACGGTCCGATCGCTGGATGGACTGGCAATTCGCCTATGCCGATGCCCAGCGCGACGCGTTCCTGCATCTGGTCCGCAAGGCCCCGCGGGATCGCGACGCAGCGGCGATCGCCGGATCGGCGGAGGCCTGCGCGAAACTGCTGGCCGTCCTCGATACGACGCTGGCGGATCGGCCTTGGCTGTCGGGCGACGGTTTCGGCCTCGGCGACGTGCCGATGGGCGTCTATATCCACACCTGGTTCACGCTCGATATCGTCCGCCCGCCGCTGCGCCATGTCCGGAATTGGTACGATCGGCTGCGGGAGCGGCCGGCATTCGCCGCCAGCGTGATGATTCCGCTCACCTGA
- the addA gene encoding double-strand break repair helicase AddA, translated as MSGQHRSALPILKDNQARASAPDAHVWLSASAGTGKTQVLAARVFRLLLRGTDPGAILCLTFTKAGAAEMAARISGRLAAWVRMAEADLKKDLFALGENHLDPDLIAFARTLFAKVLDAPGGGIRIQTIHGFCQGVLAAFPIEAGLVPGFRPLEGREESLLARETLAAMLTDAPPSGIEQVGKLSLRLGEGEAENFLRACAKAPEGMRALPPEIGPFLRTSLGLPQGDIAVEMARCVSDDEFDTDAVAAIAAANRAWGTATGGNHADIAECWIEANAEMRVRMLGDLIGVPFTAQRVARKYSPKLIAAEPDYAELAEGVGMRCLELLAMAEQAAYADLLAEALTVGRDYASAYALAKRRVGAVDFDDLIRATVDLFDQPGMGEWIRYKLDQTTEHVLIDEAQDTNVAQWRIVRALADEFFTGRGSHAPGTRTLFTVGDRKQAIFGFQGTDPHNFEAAERYFSARALEALGDEDTDPDDRGLPMEQLALTQSFRSTRPVLEFVDAAIAAVGPAAMGAAEVELHASEVRGPGTVTLWPPVVTGGSEEDAEGWIPDATRALAGTIAKAVKGWLYGPTPLMLESKGRPLRPEDVMILVKRRGELASLIVARLYAEGVPVAGVDRLRLNAPLSVQDLLAAIRFVLQPGDDLSVASLLVSPLIGWTQDELMAAAPRGSVSLWQHLSRTQPRERLAPLLGMLARADIATPYRFFEELLSGALDGRRKLLRRLGQEARDPIEELLNAALDFETQTTPSLQRFLDWFDRGDVEIVRDPSAPLDAVRVMTAHGAKGLQAPLVILADATADPSRTPTRVLNWSPDGVQKPVPIFRPRGGERSGALGRLIELSATRELQEHWRLFYVAATRAEERLVIAGALGPMAGGVPPENSWYAAADRAFTAIGIPADAGERVFGGHERQSPVPLQRGSDEPHAAMDAVPDWARRQAPVEAKPPRPLAPSSLGEDAVADPPPSPAMRVAAERGRLIHALFERLPAVPADARADAADRWLAGAGGVDDAAARADIAATVLRVIDAHTDLFGPESLAEAPIAAVVGEGVVVSGTVDRLLVTAERVRLVDFKTGRHAPGSLGEVPVYHLRQMAAYVAALGVIFPDRPVEAALLYTSGPTLFALPQAVIDAHKPGFAGTEQSLISSA; from the coding sequence ATGTCCGGCCAGCACAGATCCGCACTCCCGATCCTGAAGGACAATCAGGCGCGCGCCAGTGCGCCCGATGCACATGTCTGGCTGTCGGCTTCGGCGGGAACGGGGAAGACTCAGGTGCTGGCCGCACGCGTGTTCCGGTTGTTGCTGCGCGGCACCGATCCGGGGGCGATCCTGTGCCTCACCTTCACCAAAGCAGGCGCGGCGGAAATGGCGGCGCGGATTTCCGGGCGGCTCGCGGCGTGGGTGCGCATGGCCGAGGCGGATCTGAAGAAGGATCTGTTTGCGCTCGGCGAGAACCATCTCGATCCGGATCTGATAGCGTTCGCGCGCACGTTGTTCGCCAAGGTGCTAGATGCCCCGGGCGGAGGAATCCGCATTCAGACGATCCACGGCTTCTGCCAGGGGGTGCTCGCGGCCTTCCCGATCGAGGCGGGGCTGGTGCCGGGGTTCCGGCCGCTGGAGGGGCGCGAGGAGTCTTTGCTGGCGCGCGAGACGCTGGCGGCGATGCTCACCGATGCGCCGCCGAGCGGGATCGAACAGGTCGGCAAATTGAGCCTCAGATTGGGCGAAGGCGAGGCGGAGAATTTCCTCCGCGCCTGCGCCAAGGCGCCCGAGGGAATGAGGGCGCTTCCGCCCGAGATCGGGCCGTTCCTGCGCACAAGCCTCGGCTTGCCACAGGGCGACATCGCGGTGGAGATGGCGCGTTGCGTTTCCGACGACGAGTTTGACACCGACGCCGTCGCCGCTATCGCTGCCGCGAACCGCGCCTGGGGTACCGCGACCGGCGGCAACCATGCCGACATCGCCGAATGCTGGATCGAGGCGAACGCCGAGATGCGCGTGCGGATGCTCGGCGACCTGATCGGCGTGCCGTTCACCGCGCAGCGCGTAGCGCGTAAATATTCCCCAAAACTGATTGCCGCGGAGCCGGATTATGCGGAGCTGGCGGAAGGCGTCGGTATGCGCTGCCTGGAGTTGCTGGCGATGGCCGAGCAGGCCGCCTATGCCGATCTTCTCGCGGAGGCGCTGACCGTCGGGCGCGATTATGCCTCCGCCTACGCACTGGCCAAGCGTCGCGTCGGCGCGGTGGATTTCGACGATCTGATCCGAGCAACGGTCGATCTGTTCGATCAGCCGGGCATGGGCGAATGGATCCGCTACAAGCTCGACCAGACGACCGAACATGTCCTGATCGACGAGGCGCAGGACACCAATGTCGCGCAGTGGCGCATCGTCCGCGCGTTGGCCGACGAATTCTTCACCGGGCGGGGGAGTCATGCGCCAGGCACGCGCACCCTGTTCACGGTGGGCGACCGCAAGCAGGCGATCTTCGGCTTTCAGGGCACCGACCCGCACAATTTCGAGGCGGCGGAACGCTATTTCAGCGCACGGGCGCTCGAGGCGCTGGGCGACGAGGATACCGACCCCGACGATCGCGGGCTGCCGATGGAGCAATTGGCGCTCACCCAATCGTTCCGATCGACCCGCCCCGTGCTGGAATTCGTCGATGCGGCGATCGCAGCGGTCGGCCCGGCGGCAATGGGCGCGGCCGAAGTCGAGTTGCATGCGAGCGAGGTGCGCGGGCCGGGCACGGTGACGCTCTGGCCGCCGGTGGTGACGGGCGGCAGCGAGGAGGATGCCGAGGGCTGGATCCCGGATGCGACGCGCGCGCTGGCCGGGACCATCGCGAAGGCCGTGAAAGGCTGGCTGTACGGCCCAACGCCGTTGATGCTCGAGAGCAAAGGGCGCCCGCTGCGGCCCGAGGACGTGATGATCCTGGTCAAGCGGCGCGGCGAACTCGCCTCGCTGATCGTCGCGCGGCTCTATGCCGAAGGCGTGCCGGTAGCGGGGGTGGATCGGCTGCGGCTCAACGCGCCGCTATCGGTGCAAGATCTGCTCGCCGCGATCCGCTTCGTGCTGCAACCGGGCGATGACCTTTCGGTGGCGAGCCTGTTGGTGTCGCCATTGATCGGATGGACGCAAGACGAGTTGATGGCCGCCGCGCCGCGCGGATCGGTCAGCTTGTGGCAGCATCTGTCCCGCACGCAGCCGCGCGAGCGGCTCGCGCCTCTGCTCGGCATGCTGGCGCGGGCGGACATCGCCACGCCGTATCGGTTTTTTGAGGAACTGCTTTCGGGCGCGCTCGACGGGCGGCGCAAGCTGCTCAGGCGGCTGGGGCAGGAGGCGCGCGACCCGATCGAGGAATTGCTCAACGCCGCGCTCGATTTCGAGACCCAGACCACGCCGTCGTTGCAGCGCTTCCTCGACTGGTTCGATCGCGGCGATGTCGAGATCGTGCGCGATCCGTCCGCACCGCTGGATGCGGTGCGCGTAATGACCGCGCATGGCGCGAAGGGGCTACAAGCGCCGCTGGTGATCCTGGCCGATGCCACCGCCGATCCGTCGCGCACGCCGACGCGGGTGCTGAACTGGTCGCCCGACGGCGTGCAGAAGCCGGTGCCGATCTTCCGCCCGCGCGGTGGGGAGAGGAGTGGGGCTTTGGGGAGGTTGATCGAGCTGAGCGCGACGCGCGAGCTGCAGGAACATTGGCGATTGTTCTACGTCGCGGCGACGCGCGCGGAGGAGCGGCTGGTGATCGCCGGCGCGCTCGGGCCGATGGCGGGCGGGGTGCCGCCGGAGAACAGCTGGTATGCCGCCGCCGACCGCGCGTTCACGGCGATCGGCATCCCCGCGGACGCGGGCGAGCGCGTGTTCGGCGGCCATGAGCGCCAAAGCCCGGTGCCGCTGCAGCGCGGGTCCGACGAACCGCACGCCGCCATGGATGCGGTGCCGGACTGGGCACGCCGGCAGGCCCCGGTCGAAGCCAAGCCCCCGCGACCGCTCGCCCCGTCCTCGCTCGGCGAGGATGCGGTGGCCGATCCACCGCCGTCGCCGGCGATGCGAGTCGCGGCGGAGCGCGGGCGGCTGATCCACGCGCTGTTCGAACGCCTGCCGGCCGTGCCGGCCGATGCGCGCGCCGATGCGGCGGACCGCTGGCTGGCGGGGGCGGGTGGCGTCGACGATGCCGCCGCGCGCGCGGACATCGCCGCCACCGTGCTGCGCGTGATCGACGCGCATACCGACCTGTTCGGGCCGGAATCGCTCGCCGAGGCACCGATCGCGGCGGTGGTGGGGGAGGGCGTCGTCGTCTCCGGCACGGTCGATCGCCTGCTGGTGACGGCCGAGCGCGTACGACTGGTCGATTTCAAGACCGGACGGCATGCGCCAGGGTCTTTGGGCGAGGTGCCGGTGTACCATCTGCGCCAAATGGCGGCCTATGTCGCGGCGCTGGGCGTGATCTTTCCCGATCGCCCGGTCGAGGCGGCGTTGCTCTACACCTCGGGCCCGACGCTGTTCGCGCTGCCGCAGGCGGTGATCGACGCGCACAAGCCCGGCTTCGCGGGGACGGAGCAAAGCTTGATCTCAAGCGCTTGA
- a CDS encoding MlaA family lipoprotein, producing MGLLILTTATVLAVTPMAQVTPQPVEATPTATAAPQETPATPAPIEPPVVSQTTPAPAHTEDQGEVVVTGRDPSNAPDPLRSINVTAFNATQAVDDALVGPISMAYKRTVPSPFRSGVHNVLYNLREPVVFVNFVLQHKIGKAAETVARFAINSTIGVLGIFDMAKRKTFKLPRRSNGFANTLGFYGVPSGPFMFLPIVGPTTVRDLVGGTLDRLILPIAFGKRITKPQFAIPFGVLGVLDHRAEFDETLHTLHDNVPDPYANTRAFYLQRRQAEIDHLRGKAISNSSPMSEAPTGPIRLKSKYPTPPVAPAPAPVPQETAPGDPVTAPRN from the coding sequence TTGGGCTTGTTGATTCTGACGACCGCGACGGTGCTTGCGGTAACGCCGATGGCGCAGGTCACCCCGCAACCGGTCGAGGCGACGCCGACTGCGACCGCCGCGCCGCAGGAAACGCCCGCAACGCCCGCGCCCATCGAGCCGCCGGTCGTCAGCCAGACCACGCCTGCGCCGGCCCATACCGAAGATCAGGGCGAAGTCGTCGTCACCGGGCGCGATCCGTCCAACGCGCCGGATCCGCTGCGCTCCATCAACGTCACCGCGTTCAACGCCACGCAGGCGGTGGACGACGCGCTGGTCGGTCCGATCTCGATGGCTTATAAAAGGACCGTCCCCTCCCCTTTCCGCAGCGGCGTGCACAACGTGCTCTACAATCTGCGCGAGCCGGTGGTGTTCGTGAACTTCGTGCTGCAGCACAAGATCGGCAAGGCGGCGGAAACCGTCGCGCGCTTCGCGATCAATTCGACCATCGGCGTGCTCGGCATCTTCGACATGGCCAAGCGCAAGACCTTCAAGCTGCCGCGTCGCAGCAACGGCTTCGCTAACACTCTCGGCTTCTACGGCGTACCGTCCGGGCCGTTCATGTTTCTGCCGATCGTCGGGCCGACGACGGTGCGCGATCTCGTCGGCGGCACGCTGGATCGCCTGATCCTCCCGATCGCGTTCGGCAAGCGCATCACGAAGCCGCAATTCGCGATTCCCTTCGGCGTGCTCGGCGTGCTCGATCACCGCGCCGAATTCGACGAGACGCTGCACACGCTGCACGACAACGTGCCGGATCCGTACGCCAACACCCGCGCCTTCTACCTCCAGCGCCGCCAGGCCGAGATCGATCATCTGCGCGGCAAGGCGATCAGCAACAGCAGCCCGATGTCCGAAGCTCCGACCGGCCCGATCCGGCTGAAAAGCAAATATCCCACGCCGCCGGTCGCCCCGGCCCCTGCTCCGGTACCGCAGGAAACGGCACCGGGCGATCCGGTGACGGCACCGAGGAACTGA
- a CDS encoding zinc-binding dehydrogenase, with amino-acid sequence MTDTIPTEGKQLFSTVTEDGRLELAMRTVPVGEPGDDEVLIRVDAAPINPSDLGVMLTVADGDAFEAGTDSASAPIPEKLARAVAARKGIAIPIGNEGAGLVVKAGSAPAAQALLGKTVALAGGGMYSTYRTAKATACMVVPEGTSAEEGASSFVNPLTALSMIGTMRLDGYKALIHTAAASNLGQMLVKLCLAEGVDLVNIVRSQEQVDLLKSLGAKYVCDSSQPDFHTELVAAIGETQAFLAFDATGGGRLANQILTAMEAAALKTQKANGPYGSTQYKQVYLYGGLNTAPTELTRGFGMSWGIGGYLLTYFLQRVGQEETARLRDKVGAELKTTFASAYTSRITLAEAIDPKTIAAYNKRATGEKYLITPQV; translated from the coding sequence ATGACCGACACGATCCCCACCGAAGGCAAGCAGCTCTTCTCCACCGTCACCGAGGATGGCCGCCTCGAACTGGCGATGCGCACCGTGCCCGTCGGCGAGCCCGGCGATGACGAGGTGCTGATCCGAGTCGATGCCGCGCCGATCAACCCGTCCGATCTCGGCGTGATGCTGACGGTGGCCGATGGCGATGCGTTCGAGGCCGGTACCGACAGCGCCTCCGCACCGATTCCCGAAAAGCTCGCCCGCGCGGTCGCCGCGCGCAAGGGTATTGCGATCCCGATCGGCAACGAAGGCGCCGGGCTGGTGGTCAAGGCCGGCTCCGCGCCAGCCGCACAGGCCCTGCTCGGCAAGACCGTCGCACTCGCCGGCGGCGGCATGTACTCGACCTATCGCACCGCCAAGGCGACCGCGTGCATGGTCGTGCCCGAAGGCACGTCGGCCGAGGAAGGGGCATCGTCGTTCGTCAACCCGCTGACCGCGCTCAGCATGATCGGAACGATGCGCCTCGACGGCTACAAGGCGCTGATCCACACCGCCGCCGCCTCCAATCTCGGCCAGATGCTGGTCAAGCTCTGCCTCGCCGAGGGCGTCGATCTGGTCAACATCGTGCGCAGCCAGGAGCAGGTCGACCTGCTCAAATCGCTTGGCGCCAAATATGTCTGCGATTCGAGCCAGCCCGATTTCCACACCGAGCTGGTCGCCGCGATCGGCGAGACCCAGGCGTTCCTGGCATTCGACGCGACCGGCGGCGGACGCCTCGCCAACCAGATCCTGACCGCGATGGAAGCCGCCGCGCTCAAGACTCAGAAGGCCAACGGCCCCTATGGTTCGACCCAGTACAAGCAGGTCTATCTCTATGGTGGCCTCAACACCGCGCCGACCGAATTGACGCGCGGCTTCGGCATGTCGTGGGGGATCGGCGGCTATCTGCTGACCTATTTCCTGCAGCGCGTCGGGCAGGAGGAAACCGCCAGGCTGCGCGACAAGGTGGGGGCCGAACTCAAGACCACCTTCGCCAGCGCCTATACCAGCCGCATCACGCTGGCCGAGGCGATCGATCCCAAGACCATCGCCGCGTACAACAAACGCGCGACGGGCGAGAAGTATCTGATCACGCCGCAGGTTTGA
- the trxA gene encoding thioredoxin TrxA — translation MATKQITDASWDSDVLKADGPVLVDFWAEWCGPCKMIGPSLEEISDELGEKVTIAKLNIDDNPDAPGRYGVRGIPTMILFKGGVPAATKVGAEPKGRLKAWLEGELA, via the coding sequence ATGGCGACGAAGCAGATTACCGATGCCAGTTGGGACAGCGACGTGCTCAAGGCCGATGGCCCGGTGCTGGTCGATTTCTGGGCCGAATGGTGCGGCCCGTGCAAGATGATCGGACCGAGCCTGGAAGAGATTTCCGATGAGCTGGGCGAAAAGGTGACGATCGCCAAGCTGAACATCGACGACAATCCCGACGCGCCGGGCCGCTATGGCGTGCGGGGCATTCCGACGATGATCCTGTTCAAGGGTGGCGTGCCCGCCGCGACCAAGGTGGGCGCGGAACCCAAGGGCCGGCTCAAGGCGTGGCTGGAGGGCGAACTGGCCTGA